Within Chelatococcus sp. HY11, the genomic segment GCCGGCGAGCGCGGGCGCAGCGTTCTCGAACAGGTCTGGTCACGCCCGACCTGCGAAGCCAATGGCATAACGGGCGGCTACACCGGCGAAGGGTTCAAGACCGTCATCGCCTCCAAGGCATCCTCCAAGATCTCGTTCCGCCTCGTCGGGCAGCAGGATCCGGACAAGATCCGAGCGGCCTTCCGCGCCTATGTCCGCAGCAAGGTGCCAGCGGATTGCAGCGTCACCTTCAAGGAGCATGGCGGCAGCCCGGCCATCAGCCTGCCTGTGGACGGCGAATGGCTCGGCCTGGCCCGTCAGGCACTCGGTGCGGAGTTCGGGCGCGATACCGCGCTGATCGGCTGCGGGGGCTCGATCCCGATCGCAGGCGATTTCAAGCGCATGCTCGCCATGGATTCCCTGATGATCGGCTTTGGCCTGAGCGACGACCGCATTCACTCGCCCAACGAGAAATATGATCTCGCCAGCTTCCATCACGGCATCCGCTCATGGGCGCGCATCATCGGGGCCTTCGCGGCCGCGCGCGGATAAGCCAGCCATGAGCCAGTCCTTGACGATCACGGGCAGAGATCCCGCGACAGGCCGCTCGCTCGCCATTGACATCGCAGACGGGCTGATCGCGTCGATCACGGCGGGGCCGAGGGACGAGGGCGCGTGGCTCGCGCCCGGCCTCGTCGACCTGCAGGTCAACGGCTTCAACGGCCATGACATCAACGGCGGCGGACTGACCATCGCGACGGTCGAGGCGCTGGTGAACGCCATGCTGCGGGTTGGCGTCACGACCTTTTTGCCGACGATCATCACGGCGTCGGAGGAGGCCATCGTCACGGCGCTCGGCGTGATCGCGGCGGCGCGCGCCGGCGATGCTCGCATTGCCCACGCGATCCCCAGCGTCCATGTCGAAGGCCCCCACCTGTCGCCGGAGGACGGCCCCCGTGGGGCGCACCCGCGTACTCACGTGCGGCCGCCAGATATCGACGAATTTCAACGCTGGCAGGCGGCAAGCGGCGGTCTGGTCGGGCTGGTGACACTCTCACCCCATTACCCGGAGGCGCCGGCCTATGTCCGCGCGCTGGCACGCCAGGGCGTCCATGTCGCGATCGGCCATACCAGCGCCGCCCCGGCCGAGATCACGGCCGCCGTGGACGCTGGGGCGACGCTTTCCACCCATCTTGGCAACGGAGCGGCGGCCACCCTCCCCCGCCATCCCAATTTCATCTGGACGCAGCTGGCCGAGGATCGCCTCGCCGCCACCTTCATCGCCGATGGCCATCATCTCCCCGCAGATACATTTCGTGCCATGCTGCGCGCCAAAGGCCTGGAGCGCGCGGTGCTGGTCTCGGATGCGGTCGCGCTCGGCGGCCTGCCGCCCGGTCTTTACGATCAGCCAATCGGCGGCCGTGTCGAGTTGACCAAGGATGGCCGGCTAGGCGTCGCCGGTACGCCATTCCTTGCCGGAGCGGTGCGCCCACTGGCCGATTGCGTCGCGCAGGCGACGATCATGGGGGGCCTCACACTCACTGATGCCCTGCGGCTCGCCACGGTCAATCCCGGCCGCTTCACCGGCAACCGCGGCGTCATCCGGGTGGGAGCGTCGGCTGATCTCATTCGCTTCCATTGGGCGCCCGGCGATCCGACCTTGTCGATCGAAGCCGTCTTCTCCCGCGGAGAACGGCGCGTCTGACGGCTACTCGCCATCTACTGGCGCGCCGAATGTGCAACCTTTCATCTCCGGCAACGTTGAAGCTCTGTGGTACAACGCGGAGAAACATCAATGCTGCCATTGGAGGCGCGACCCTGGGAGATCGTAACGTTTGCCACGACCTCGCCACCCGACCTGATTTCCCCCCCGACCGAGGTAACACCTCTTACAGGGCGGAAGATTGCACGGCGCATGCCGGCTCCGGCCATGCGGCTCGCATCCATCAGCTGCGCGGCGATGCTGGCGATCGGCGCTACGCTTGGCCCGATCTTCTACCCCGAGCCCGCAATGGCTCAAGAGCCTGTCGAGGCGGCGGCATGCCGGAAGGCTTCCATCGAGACACTGAGGCAAGCCGGCGGCAACTCGCCCTTGAAGGATGTCAAGCTCGATCTCGATAGTCTCACCATCGCGAAGGCCAATGCCGAGGTCGGCGGCGTCAAGATCCATACCGTGCTTATCGGTCAAGCAGCCATCCAGCGCGAAAACTCCGATGAGCCCCATACTTTTCTGTGTCTGCTTGGCGAGAAGGAGAAAGTGCTGATGACTTTCTTCACGAAGCGTTGAAGCAAGCACCAATACTGATAAGGGGTGCGGGGAACCATCAGCGGCTCTCATCCCGTCCATGGGCCTTGGCGCCAGCCGATACAAATGGGAAAATTATTGAAAATCAATATATTATTACATCAAGCGACTGATGATCCGAGAGAATCCCACGCCACATCTGTCAGATGCAGGTGCAACTAAAACTCCACCATCCCGCTAACGTTACTTCAAGCTCGATGACGCAGACCATGCGCTGGCCGGTATCCGGCTGAACAAGTTTGAGCTAGACTATAACCTGCGCACCATTTCCGCCCGTCCGCTTCAACTGCGGACCTGCGATATGAAGCGCGGCTTTTGAAACCGGCTTGCGTTCAAACGACTGAAGTGCATCGCCTCATATAACTTCGAGACCCTAGACTGCGAACAGTGCGTTGGGAGTGCGATAAGTCCATGATCGAGTTGAAACGCCGCAGCTTCGTCTCCGGTCTTGCGGCCGGCATCACCGGCCTTGGCCTCAGCGGCTGCGTGAGCCCGAATCCGGAACAGGCAGGCCCAGGTCCCGGTGCCGGGCGACGCATCGCCGATCGCGAGATCCCGCCTCCGGCGGACCTGCCGGCGTCCGATGGGCAGGTCGCCTCGTACTACGGCCCTGTGGATGGAGAGCGTTTCCCCATCCATGCCGTCAATCTCTCCGAGATCAACCCCGCGTACCTGCGTCGCTCGGTGGCCTATTCCACGACCGAACAGCCGGGCACGATCGTGGTCGATCCGCGCCAGCGCTACCTCTATCTCGTCCAGGAGAACGGGCGGGCGATGCGCTACGGCGTCGGCGTCGGTCGCGAGGGTTTCGGCTGGTCCGGCGCGGCGACCATCAATTCCAAGCAGGAATGGCCGGACTGGTATCCGCCGAAGGAGATGATCCAGCGCCAGCCCGAGCTGAAGAAAGTCGCGAGCCAGCTGCAGAGCGGCCTCGGTGTGGCCGGCGGACCGCGCAATCCACTCGGCGCCCGCGCCATGTATCTGTGGCAAGGCAACAAGGACACGCTCTATCGCATCCACGGCACTTTGGAGCCATGGACAATCGGCAAGAACGTATCGTCAGGTTGCATCCGCATGATCAACCAGGACGCGATCGATCTTTATCAGCGTGTGCCTGTCGGCACCAAG encodes:
- a CDS encoding L,D-transpeptidase: MIELKRRSFVSGLAAGITGLGLSGCVSPNPEQAGPGPGAGRRIADREIPPPADLPASDGQVASYYGPVDGERFPIHAVNLSEINPAYLRRSVAYSTTEQPGTIVVDPRQRYLYLVQENGRAMRYGVGVGREGFGWSGAATINSKQEWPDWYPPKEMIQRQPELKKVASQLQSGLGVAGGPRNPLGARAMYLWQGNKDTLYRIHGTLEPWTIGKNVSSGCIRMINQDAIDLYQRVPVGTKVVVLPAGGSHA
- a CDS encoding amidohydrolase family protein gives rise to the protein MSQSLTITGRDPATGRSLAIDIADGLIASITAGPRDEGAWLAPGLVDLQVNGFNGHDINGGGLTIATVEALVNAMLRVGVTTFLPTIITASEEAIVTALGVIAAARAGDARIAHAIPSVHVEGPHLSPEDGPRGAHPRTHVRPPDIDEFQRWQAASGGLVGLVTLSPHYPEAPAYVRALARQGVHVAIGHTSAAPAEITAAVDAGATLSTHLGNGAAATLPRHPNFIWTQLAEDRLAATFIADGHHLPADTFRAMLRAKGLERAVLVSDAVALGGLPPGLYDQPIGGRVELTKDGRLGVAGTPFLAGAVRPLADCVAQATIMGGLTLTDALRLATVNPGRFTGNRGVIRVGASADLIRFHWAPGDPTLSIEAVFSRGERRV